The nucleotide sequence CTGCAAGATCCTACAGGTGCGCATTTCGCAATCTGGCAGGCCAAGACCCATCAAGGCGCTGATGTTGTCAACGAAATCGGCGCGATGTGCTGGAACGAACTGATGACCTCGGACACCGAAGCTGCCGGGCGGTTCTACAAAACGACCTTCGGCTGGAACGCCGAACAGGTCGATATGGGCGAGGATGGCACGTACACGATCTTCAAGATCGGCGAAAAGCAGATCAGCGGGATGATGAAGCGACCACCGCGCTTGAAGGATGTGCCGCCCAACTGGCTCACGTACTTCGCCGTTACGAACGTCGACGATATGGCGAAGAAGGCCGCGAGCCTCGGCGGCAAGATCTTCCAGCCGCCAATGGACATCCCGGATATCGGCCGCTTCGCGGTGATCCAGGATCCGCAGGGCGCGGTGTTCGCACTCTTCAAGCCGAAGGCGTGACGAGCCGGCCTCAGACGGCTGGCCCGGGTGGCGTGGGTGGGGGTGGGGCGGGCACACCGGCTCCACCCCCCGGCATTCGGGCAAGCCCCACGCGCTGACAAATTCCCCGCCGACGTCCGGGACCACCACCACGGGAAAAGCGGACCAGGAAACCGGAGGAGCCCATCACCTCGTGCGTGCACGATCGTGCTACCCACCTACCGCTAGGCCTTGCGTTTCGCAGCGGCGCCTCATGGGTCACACCCGGGCCATCGCGCAGTGGAAGCGCCTCTCGGGCACCGCCGACGAGCGCGCCGCCGCTGCATCGACGGTGTCGAGGTCGACCGTCTGTTGGCCTCCTTGTGCCGGGCTGGCGATCGCGGAAGGCGGCCCCCGGGGGGGGTGAAGGGGGGCGGGACGCGAAATTCGTCTGGGCACATTCGGCCGACCGCGGGGCAGGAGAACGACCCCGTACGGTTGACTTTCCGCTCGGGGTGCATCCAATCTTGTTGGTGGGATGAGCGCCCACCGGGCGGGGCGCGCCGCGATGCGCTTCGGGCGGGCCGGGCGCCGTGGAGGCGGGAGAATTGGGCGACCCCGATCCAGTCCTGATCGATATTCCCGAGGAGCTCGACGGTCCCCGCGTGTGCTTTGGCCACCCCGGTCGGAGGATGCCTCCGCCGTCTGGGAGGCGATGGAAGAGTCGCGCGCGCATCTGGCCCCATGGGTGTCCTGGGTGCACGATCTGCGCTCGACGATCAGCAGGCGACGATTGCCCGGCTGAATGCGCGATGGGTCCTCCGCGAGTTCCTCACCGTCGGCATCTTTGACCGCGCGACGGGTCGCTATCTCGGGGGAGCGGCCTCCACCGGATCAACTGGTTGGTCAGGACATTTGAGATCGGCTATTGGATCCGGGCGGCGGCGCAGGGACGGGGGTATGTGGCCGAGGCCGTGCGGGTGCTGGTCCGGTTCGCCTTCGAGGCGTTGGGCGCCAACCGAGTGGAGATTCGGACGGGGGGTGGGAACGCCCGGAGCCGGAAGGTCGCGGAGGCGTGGGTTTGCGAGGGCACGCTCCGGGCGCGCCCGCATCGATGGGGAAGGGCGGGTCGCCGACACCGTCGTCTACGCCTTTGATCCCCGAGGACTATGTGCGGCTCCCTTGGCGCCCCACGCTGCTCCCGTATCCCCCCGCGCCCGGCCGGGGCTGAATGGCCGGCGCATCTTGGCGTTACGGGGGACCTTCAACGTGGGCGGCGCCATCTGCAGCGAGCCGTGCGATCCGACGATGAAGGGCGGCGGACCGCCGACGTCATCTTTCCCCGAGCGGGAGGAAGCGGAGAGGAGGCCGAAGGGGTGGGAGTGTTGAGCGGGCAGGGCGCGCTCGTGTTCGGGGCCAGTAGCGGGATCGGCCGGGCCACGGCCGTGGCCTTGGCCCGTGCCGGGGCGGCGGTGGTGGTGGCGGCCCGAACCGGGCCGGCGCTCGAGCAGGTAGCCGCGCAGATCCGGTCGGAAGGCGGACGGGCCGACGCGGTGGTCGTGGACGTGGCGGTGCGGGAGCAGGTCGATGCGGCCGTTGACCGGGTCCGTGCGTTGTGGGATGCCCTCGACATCGTGGTAAATGCTGCGGGCACCAACGTGCCCAGGCGGCGGCTCGACGTCCTCAGCCAAGCGGACTGGGATGAGCTGATCCGCGTGAACCTCAGCGGCGCGTTTCATACGATCCAGGCGGCGCTCCCGCCGATGCGGGACCGCCGGAGCGGACTGATCGTGCAGGTCTCGTCGGTGTCCGGGCGGTGGGGGGACACGTCGGGGGCGGCGTACCAGGCCAGCAAGCACGGCGTGATCGGGCTCTGTCAGGCCACCATGTTCGAGGAGCGCCGCAACGGCATCCGCGTGACCGCGGTCCTGCCGGGTTTGACCGACACCCCGATCCTGCAGCGTCGGTCCGAGCCGCCCCCGCGGTCGGTCCTGGACCAGGCGCTGCAGCCCGAGGATGTGGCGGCGGCCTGTGTCTTCCTGGCGAGCCTGCCGGCGCGGAGCTACGTTCCCGAGCTGATCATGCTGCCGCCGCAACTCCAGTGCGTGGGGCTGACGGCGATCTGAGGGGGTGGGTGGGTTCATGCAGACGTTCAGATTTCAGGCGGCTCCGCTCGAGGACCTCAGCGTCCGCGTCTTTCGCGCGCTGGGCGCGCCGGAGGCGACGGCGAGGACCGTTTCGTCCGCCCTGATCGAAGCCAACCTGATGGGACACGACTCGCACGGCGTGATGCGGATCCCCGAATACGTCAAGCGCGTCAAGGACGGAAAGGTCCGGCCCGCCGCCGAGCCCCGCATCCAGGCGGCGCGCGGGGCATCCGCGATCGTCAGCGGCGAGTGGGCCTTCGGCCAGGTCGCGGGCACCGTGGCGATCGACGCCGCGGTCGATCGGGCCCGGGAGTACGGCGTGGGAGCCGTGGCGCTCGTCCGCTGCACCCACCTTGGGCGGGTGGGTGCCTACCCCGAGCGGGCGGCCGCCTCGGACTGCGCGGCGATGGTGTGGGTCGGAGGGTTGGGCGAGGGGCCGGCGGTGCCCCACGGCGGCAGCCGGCCGGCGCTGGGCACCAACCCCGTGTCGTTCGGGTTCCCGGTCGAAGACGACCACCCGGCGGTCCTCGACTTCGCGACGACCGCGGTGGCGGCCGGCAAGGTGAGGGTGGCGCTGGACGCGCACAAGGCGCTCCCGCCCGGGTGCATCGTCGACAGTCTGGGACGCCCGACCACGGATCCCAACGAGTTCATGAACGGCGGAGGGCTGATGCCGTTCGGCGGCCATAAAGGATTTGCCATGTCGGTGATGGCGGAGCTGTTCGGACAGGCCCTGACCGGGGCCGATCAGCCCGGGGGACCGGACGAAGAGGTGTTCCGGCGATCGGGCGCGTTGTTCGTCGCGGTCTACGTCGGGGCGTTTCGCCCGGCGGAGCGGGCGAAGCAGGTCGCCAAGACCCTCGTCACCCGTTTGCGCGCGGTCCCCCCGGCGCAGGGGGTGGAATGTGTGCAGACCCCCGGGGAGCCGGAGGCGAGAACGCGCCGCCAGCGCACGGCCGGGGGCATCGAAGTCCCCGAGGATACCTGGCGGGCGATCGTGAAGGCCGCGGAGTCCGTCGGGCTCTCGGGGCAGGACCTTCCCGCGCCGGCGGCCTCGCCCCGGTGACGCGGCGGAGGCCCGGTCCGCGCCGGGGCGACGTGCGCCCACCGGGGGGCCTTCGACGCCGTGGTCCCTCCCCGACTTGAGATCGGCACCTCGGATGGGAGTCCGGGCGTGTTCTCTCGGCCGCGGCAAGGGGTGATCGTCGTCGCGCCGTCCCATGCCTGATCCCGCCGCGCCGCAGGGGCGGTGGGCGGCCCTCGCGTTGATCGCCGTGGCGCAGATCGGGGCGATGAGCACGTGGTTCAGCGCGGCCGCGGTTGCCCCGTCGCTGGCGCGGGAGTGGCATTTGACCGCCGCCGCCGTGGCCCTGCTCACGGTCGCCGTCCAGGTGGGCTTCGTCGCCGGCGCGCTGGCGTCCGCGATCACCGGGATCGCCGACATCGTCTCGACCCGCGCGGTGTTTGTGGTCAGCGCGCTCGCCGCCGCGGCCGCGAACGCGCTCCTTCCGGCCACGGCCGGCGACCTCCGGGTGGCCATCCCCCTGCGGTTGGTCTTGGGCGGGTGTCTCGCCGGAGTCTACCCGACGGGGATGAAGCTGATGACCGGGTGGTTCCGCCAGGGGCGGGGGTTTGCGATCGGCGTGCTGGTGGGGGCTCTGACGCTGGGATCGGCGTCCCCGCACCTCATCGCCGGAATCGGGTTGTCGGGGGCCTTCGCCTGGCAGACGGTGATCGTCGTCACCAGCCTCGGGGCGGTGGCCTCGGCCGCGATCGTTGCGGGGTTCGCCCGCTCGGGCCCCTTTGAGGCGCCTTCGGCGAGGTTGGATCTCGGCTGGGCCCTCCGCTCGCTCCGCGACCCGGCGATCCGGCTCGCCAACCTGGGCTATTTCGGGCACATGTGGGAGCTCTACGCGATGTGGACATGGATCCCGGCGTTTCTCTTCGCCAGTTATCTGGCGTCGGGCGTTGGAGGAGGGACGGGGGCGGCGGCCGGCCGGCTCGCGAGCATGGCGGCGGCGACCGTGATTGGCCTCGGCGCGTTCGGCTGCGTGGCGGCCGGCCTGCTGGCGGATCGCGTGGGGCGAACGGTGATCACCGCCACGGCGATGGCGATCAGCGGCAGCTGCGCGGTGCTCACCGGGCTGCTGTTCGCGAGTCCTCCGCTGCTCGTCACCGTGATCGCGGTGGTGTGGGGGGTCAGCGTCATCGCCGACTCGGCGCAGTTCTCCGCTTCGATCAGCGAACTCGCGGAGCCGCACCGCGTCGGCAGCGCGCTGGCCCTCCAGACGGCCCTCGGGTTCTTGCTCACCGCCGTGAGCATCCAGGTGCTCCCGTTCGTGCTGCGGGTGGGGGGGTGGTCCGCGGCGTTTACCACCCTGGCGATCGGGCCGGCGTTGGGCATGGTGGCGATGCTCCGCCTTCGCACCCGCCCCGAGGCGGCACGGCTGGCCGGCGGACGCCGGTAGCGCGGCGACTCCCGCGAGATGCCGGGTCGATCCGTGGAGTGAGCCCCGGGTTGGGGAGGAGTACGCCGCATGCAAGAGAAGGTAAGCGGCGGGGCGCCGCATCGGCGCCCGGAGGGCGTTGCGCTTGAAATCGGACGTGTCCAATCTCGGGCTGGTCGCGCAGGGATGGCAACGGATCTCGTGGGCGGACGGGGAGATGCCCGTGCTCCGGCTGATCCGCGACCGATTCGCCCGCGAACGGCCGCTGGAGGGCCTCCGGGTCGCGGCGTGTCTGCACGTCACGACCGAGACCGCCAATCTCATGCGCACGCTCCAGGCGGGCGGCGCGTCCCTGGCGCTCTGCGCGAGCAATCCCCTCTCCACGCAGGACGACGTGGCCGCGGCGCTGGTCGAGCACGCCCACCTGTCGGTGTTCGCGCGCAAGGGTGAAGACCGCGACACCTACTATCGGCACATCGACCAGGCGCTGGAGACCCGTCCCAACGTGACGATGGACGATGGGGCGGACCTCGTCTCCGTCCTGCACAGCACGCAGACGGACCGGCTGCGCGACGTGATCGCCGGC is from bacterium and encodes:
- a CDS encoding Ldh family oxidoreductase — translated: MQTFRFQAAPLEDLSVRVFRALGAPEATARTVSSALIEANLMGHDSHGVMRIPEYVKRVKDGKVRPAAEPRIQAARGASAIVSGEWAFGQVAGTVAIDAAVDRAREYGVGAVALVRCTHLGRVGAYPERAAASDCAAMVWVGGLGEGPAVPHGGSRPALGTNPVSFGFPVEDDHPAVLDFATTAVAAGKVRVALDAHKALPPGCIVDSLGRPTTDPNEFMNGGGLMPFGGHKGFAMSVMAELFGQALTGADQPGGPDEEVFRRSGALFVAVYVGAFRPAERAKQVAKTLVTRLRAVPPAQGVECVQTPGEPEARTRRQRTAGGIEVPEDTWRAIVKAAESVGLSGQDLPAPAASPR
- a CDS encoding SDR family NAD(P)-dependent oxidoreductase, with the translated sequence MRSDDEGRRTADVIFPRAGGSGEEAEGVGVLSGQGALVFGASSGIGRATAVALARAGAAVVVAARTGPALEQVAAQIRSEGGRADAVVVDVAVREQVDAAVDRVRALWDALDIVVNAAGTNVPRRRLDVLSQADWDELIRVNLSGAFHTIQAALPPMRDRRSGLIVQVSSVSGRWGDTSGAAYQASKHGVIGLCQATMFEERRNGIRVTAVLPGLTDTPILQRRSEPPPRSVLDQALQPEDVAAACVFLASLPARSYVPELIMLPPQLQCVGLTAI
- a CDS encoding VOC family protein — translated: MATQTKHAHGVFSWVQLGVPDTAPAKPFYGSLFGWEFEDMPAGPGMTYAFIKYKGKSVGGLAALPKEVIAKGVPSHWLPFVNVTNVDDVVKKAKQSGGKLPMGEAMDVLDAGRMAFLQDPTGAHFAIWQAKTHQGADVVNEIGAMCWNELMTSDTEAAGRFYKTTFGWNAEQVDMGEDGTYTIFKIGEKQISGMMKRPPRLKDVPPNWLTYFAVTNVDDMAKKAASLGGKIFQPPMDIPDIGRFAVIQDPQGAVFALFKPKA
- a CDS encoding GNAT family N-acetyltransferase; protein product: MNWLVRTFEIGYWIRAAAQGRGYVAEAVRVLVRFAFEALGANRVEIRTGGGNARSRKVAEAWVCEGTLRARPHRWGRAGRRHRRLRL
- a CDS encoding MFS transporter gives rise to the protein MPDPAAPQGRWAALALIAVAQIGAMSTWFSAAAVAPSLAREWHLTAAAVALLTVAVQVGFVAGALASAITGIADIVSTRAVFVVSALAAAAANALLPATAGDLRVAIPLRLVLGGCLAGVYPTGMKLMTGWFRQGRGFAIGVLVGALTLGSASPHLIAGIGLSGAFAWQTVIVVTSLGAVASAAIVAGFARSGPFEAPSARLDLGWALRSLRDPAIRLANLGYFGHMWELYAMWTWIPAFLFASYLASGVGGGTGAAAGRLASMAAATVIGLGAFGCVAAGLLADRVGRTVITATAMAISGSCAVLTGLLFASPPLLVTVIAVVWGVSVIADSAQFSASISELAEPHRVGSALALQTALGFLLTAVSIQVLPFVLRVGGWSAAFTTLAIGPALGMVAMLRLRTRPEAARLAGGRR